GAACTAATACATTAACATCACCACAGATTCTCATCCAATCTATTTGATTATAATAATCCTTTTTTGAAATGTTTGAAGATAGATAgtacttttaagttttaaacaGGGTATCAGTACATGTAACTTTAGTTCGTAGCTCATCCAAATGACGATTGCACTGGCTCATGGGGCACAAGCATGGTAAAAGGAACAAGAAATGCATCAAGGCAGCAGGCAAAGAAGACTAGTATGAGCCCAATTCTAAGAATTAAAAGTTTTTCTAGACTGAACTGCTGAAAGAGGTTTTCTAAGTGGACCTATTTCTGCCACGTGGAGGGGTTATGTGGTAATTCAGACAGTGAGATGTATAGGAAAATGGTCTGGATTAGCAATGTCTCAAATTTCAGGcccaaattcaatcaaatacctccCCATATTTGTCCATCCAGTGGTCCAGATATCAAGAAAATTGGTCCGGATTAGcaatgtgtcaaatttcaggcccaaattgaatcaaatacCTGCCCATATTTCTCCATGCATTGGTGTATTTGTCAATCATCCATCCGTTACCGTGGACCCTCTTTAAAGTCCTTAATTAATCAACACTTGATCTTTCCACTTGGACAACTTCGATTGGGTTAAAACTTGACATATGGGCACCTGTCCACGAAATTACAACTCCCCATCTGAACAGCACATGGCAGAACCAAGGCCTACCTGGAGAACCCTCTAAATACCAGCCACATGGTAATACTACTTGAAAGGATTTCTGAAGATAGGATCAGTTAACATACAAAGAGCAGGTCTGTTAGCAAAACTTGTAGGCTCAAGTACCAATATGGTAAGCTTTTTTACaatattcagaaaaaaaaaatcatgtttataaGCAAAAGGAAGAATCGAGGGTGTTTTGCAACTTAAGATGATTGGCTTTGATAACTAAGACTAATATATGCAGTGGAAATTGAAACAGAATAAATATATACCTGAATTGGTACCAAACTTCCAACTCCATCTGCAGCACCCAATACAAGAATAGATTTACCACCAGAAAATCCAGATCTTTCTAGACCCTAAATGGCAGTCTAAATGGCAAGAGGAAGGCCAGCAGCCTGAAAAAAATCCAGATTCATAGGTTTTGGAGGCAACAATTTCTCCTCAACTGCAGTGTATACCAAACTGCTTAGGGTTCTCCAGAGCCTTCTTATTGATGTTCCATAAACTTCATCCATTTATTTTAggctcttcacttggctaccCACCTTTACCACCACACCAGGAACATCATAGCCTGGAATAGTCTACACTAAAACCCACACATTCGGGATACAACTTAAAATTTGCAATGCAACAATTTAAAGTTGAGGATACAGCATCGAGAGCCAAACTTTCAATATCCAAGGCAAATACAACAAAATAtgaacaagaaaaacaatatattTACAGGTGAAGAGTCCATAATTCTACCCCTCCCCTATTTTACTTTCTATTGATAATGGAATCTGATATCAAAATAAACCTTATATCAACATATAAGGCTCGCATTATAAGAAAACCTGATGTTCACCAAGTAATTAAGAAACAAAGTCAAGAGGGACAGAGAACAAACAAGCACTTCAAGTGAAAAAGAAGACGAAGCTAAGAAAACCAAAAGGAATAAATGAAAATTGACAAGAAGCACTTACAGGCAAAGGAGAGTCAGTAGCCTTGAACTTGCCCATCCTCTTGCCATCAACAGGGTTAAGTGCCGCAGCAACAACCTTAAGCAGTGCTTGGTCCTCCACATCAGGCATCGTAACTTTGGAATCAAATTTAAGAACGTTGAAGCTCCCATACTCCCCATAGAGCCAAGCCTTCATTTCTGACGGTATGGGAGAACTTGCAGATGTCTTCATGGAAGCAGGAGCAGCTTGGGAATTAGCAGAGACTTTGAGTCCGAtaggaagagaaggagatgcCGATGCATTAATCCTTCTGCTGATGCATTCTACGAATGTGGAGTAGAAAGAGAAAGTTGATTTGAGAGCAGAGTATGGTGGCAGTACTGTCGTTGGATTTGCctaagaggagagaagagagagggttGTGGtggtgagaagagcttccattCCTCTGTTCCACTTCACCTGCTTATCTCTTCCTGCTTTACTTCTCTTATACCTACCTACTTCTACTGACCATTTGACCACCGGCATTGATATCAATATCCATCGGATGGATCCAATATTGAGACTCGAAACCATGGTCGCTATACTTTGATTGGTCCAAGTAAATGGGGAGCCGGGGCCATGGACTCCATTAGATGTTAAGATTTTTAATTCTAAAAAGAATTCACTTACACTGAGGTAAAGGGAGAACCTCTTAATCCACAGGACCCGACTCTGATTGGAATGAGAAAATGTATTTTGAACCTCAAATCACCTTGTGAATGAAGCCTCTTCCGCggttttcctctcttctctctgcaATTCTCTCCCTCCGCagcagttctctctctcttctctccgaCGACAACCTCTGCTTCTATTGCCCcgctttttctctctcccctccctttcTCCCCTGACAT
This portion of the Macadamia integrifolia cultivar HAES 741 unplaced genomic scaffold, SCU_Mint_v3 scaffold1709, whole genome shotgun sequence genome encodes:
- the LOC122064657 gene encoding 2-methylene-furan-3-one reductase-like translates to MKTSASSPIPSEMKAWLYGEYGSFNVLKFDSKVTMPDVEDQALLKVVAAALNPVDGKRMGKFKATDSPLPGFVGVPYKRSGCMYPYIYLKNEHAFLYFLSSSSSFPSSLVPLLAKIVFIMTYLSL